Genomic segment of Notolabrus celidotus isolate fNotCel1 chromosome 1, fNotCel1.pri, whole genome shotgun sequence:
gtagagccaagtcgagtcgagtagggcaactgtgtagtggaaaagggccataagtgaGGATAGAAACAGCATGTGGCTCAGATTACATGATTTACATTGATTATCTATAACCTAGGCAATTTAATACAAGTCAAATGTGGAAATGAGGATATATGTATTTGTTTCTTGAGTTACTGCTTTAAGGACTAAAATTTGACCAGCTAACTGAGAATTACTTTGTTTTGATGTCaggtggagagggagaaaggggcCCTGATCAGCTCCCTCCAGGAGAGCCAGAAGCAGCTAGAACAAGCCTATGGGACCGTGTCCGAGCAAAAGGAAACTGTCAACAAGCTGACTGAAAACCTCAGCGCTATGAGGAAACTGCAGGCCAGTAAGGAGCGGCATTCCGCCCTAGACACAGAAAAAGACCGGGACAGCCATGATGATGGAGACTACTACGAGCTGGACATAAACGGACCTGAGATCCTCAAATGCAAATACACCGTGGCCATGTCTGAAGCTGGTGAGCTGAGGTCAGAGCTGAAGACTCTGAGTGCAAAGTACGAGGAGTGTCGGTCCCGGTATGAAGACGAGCGAGCGCGGCTAGAGAGTGACGCTCTGGAGTTGAGGGCAAGTTTGGCGTCCTTGGAGAAAATAAGCCAGACTGATAAAGCTGAGGTGGCTCGTTTGGAGAAGGAGCTCCGTTTGGTCAGTGCAGCCGCAGGAGAATCCCTTGGCTGCCTAAACGTGGCTCAGGATGAGCTCGTTGCTTTCAGTGAAGAACTAGCTAACCTCTACAaccatgtgtgcatgtgcaacaATGAAACCCCCAACCGTGTCATGCTCGACTATTACAAGGAAGGCAAGGCCAAAGTAAGAagaggacaggaagtgagggAGCACCAGTCCTCTGTACTTCTCACCAATGGGCTGATCACTGACACTGAGTCAGGAAAGTCAGATTCTACAGTAACCCCAGCTCCACCCACAGAGCACCGGCCTGAACCCATGAACATCTATAACCTTGTAGCTATTATCAGAGACCAGatcctccacctgcagcaggCAGTGGACCGCACCACTGAGCTGTCACGTCAGAAACTTGCCAATCAGGAGCTGAGCACAGTggcagacaaagacaaagaggcCTGCATGGCGGAGATCCTCAAAGTGAAGTCTCTGCTGAGCACCAAAAGGGAACAGATCGCTACTCTCCGAGCTGTACTCAAAGCCAACAAACAGGTCAGAGACGCACTCTGAgtctgtgtctgtatgtgtgtatgtatggaCGTGCCTGCTGTGTATGTTGGAGAAAGGAAGGATGTTCATTGTTCCTCAAACTGAAAATCCCGAAAAAGGGCATTATTCGCCTCAGCTATAAATAACTGAGTTTAGACTGTGCAAATAATCGAAAGACATCacttatttaaaaacatcttcttcttttcagaCAGCTGAGGTGGCTCTGGCCAACCTGAAGAGTAAGTACAACAGTGAGAAGGGCATGGTGACTGAGACGATCATGAAGCTTCGCAATGAGCTGAAGGCTCTGAAGGAGGATGCTGCAACGTTCTCCTCGCTTCGAGCCATGTTTGCTACAAGGTACGATTCCACATCCCACATGGTCACAAGTTCTTATGTTCCTTCTTGACACAGTTTAAATGAAACGGCATGTGACATTCACGGGGCCAGGTGGTCCAGGGCGCAAACTTGAGGTTAACTGAATCTTCAATTgaaaacattacaaacaaagagttcaaaaaacaattattttttatttcctccttaATCTGTGCagcatcttttcttttctttaggaaagaaaaataaaaaaatgtatctgctCAACTGTTTACATGCCTGTATATTAGTGAGGCACATTGCATTGTGGGTATAGCCTGATGTAATACTTTTGCAGGCAGCTAGCAGAGACTTCATCCTCCCATCTGGAAATGCTGTCTGGGAATGGGGAAAACATGTGACAACAGCAAAAGCAGTTAATGGCAGATTGCTCCACCTGCTGGAAAGAAAGTTAATGTattctctcttccttttcctctgtctattctctttccctctcccttAATCTTTCTCCCAGGTGTGATGAGTATGTGACCCAGCTGGACGACATGCAGAGGCAGCTGTCTGCTGCAGAGGATGAGAAGAAGACTCTGAATTCTTTGTTACGCATGGCCATCCAGCAGAAACTGGCCTTAACCCAGCGCCTGGAGGATCTGGAGTTTGACCACGAGCAGGCGCGCCGCAGCAGTGCCACAGCAGCGGGAGGAAAGGGCAAAACAAAGGGCAGGGGAGCCCCCTCCAACCACCGTGTAAGTTGGAGGCTTTACTGCAGAACAAACTCTGAGCCAAAGAGTGTCTGCAGAGACCCTGGGTTCATCTGCACCGCTTTACGTGCCTTTTATAAACATCTATCCTTTCTGTACTTCTTTTTCTACAAGCTGTGCATCTCTCTAAGGCTTAATACTCACCCACTTGTGCTAGCTTTCCTTTTCCAAATTTTCTTAGCATTTATACCGTTTAAATGAATAACTCATACTAACATAACTTAATACTCTTGTACTGTTCTTTGTGCATGGTGGTGTTAACAATGTTTGGTTGAACTCCAAAGCATCCCTTTCTTTAATGCTGtgattcctcctctttttttgcaTAGAAACagtaattttttgtttgtttgtttgtttgtttttctatttatgtTGAACACAAGAAGAAAGAATATATTTAACTGGCACATATTGCACAAGCAGTGAATATAAGcttattttcagtgtgttatTTATATCAGTATTACGCCTCATGAAACTGGACACTTACATGCTAATTATAATTCAACTGACACTTGCTTCAAGGCTGCATCATTTCAGATGTGGTGTGATAGTTCAGATCAGAGATGACTTGTAATAGAAAGCTTTCCTTCATGTCAGAGCTCAGTCATGTATTGATGCTGGTGAGTGTTTGTTGTTGGTAGACGTGTGAATTGCTCAAAACCGTAATCTTTAACCTCAGGTCTGAAAAAATGTGATATTGTGAAGAAAAGTGACTGATTTTTTTATGTAGCTTTGTGTGCATGTTGAatgtcaaagacaaagaaacatttgttattgttatatttatttgaaatatatacagtattttttttcacGTTGTCTGAAATATAGCCTCAAACAATGCAGTGTTGCTGACTTCTTTTTAACTCCTGCATGCTTCACACAGCTGTCCGCTTCTtcctgcttgtctttttgtcctTGCTTCTAACTCCACAAATAAACTCCATCTGTCTTTTTCAGTCTAAATGAGATTTCAACAATCAATTGAACGTGATTTTCCTCTGTTTTATCTTTCCATTTGCAGTAAATCAGTGTTGCCAAGTGTCCTACAGTGGGTCCGTCAAGTGTCTGTGACAGTTGCCAGTCACCTTTGCTCCTGGTTCCTTCACTTTCTAATCATGATTTTAATCATGCTATCGTTAACACAGGAACATATCCAGCAGTATTTGCCAGGGGCCTTGTTTTAGAGTGCCAAAACAAGTATGTCAAATTCTGTCAAAACATTTTGACTACAGAGAGAATGATTCATCGTGTCAGCTGCCCACTGGAGTCCTTCAGTCTTCCAACAAAATGCACCACTATCATAACTGAACCAGAGGAAGAATCAAGATGGGTGCTTTGCTGATTGCTTTTTGCCTGTTACCCTGACTGAGCACTTTTACGTTTCACCAATATGCTCTTAGGtgattcctctttctttctaaaATCATACTAATTGTGTCAAGTATTATGCAATGTTTTTACTGGGTGTGCATGTTGAACTGCCAGATTCTCTATGTCATTATCAAGTgattgaatatattttttatctctatttattttttaacaagaaAACCAGagattatgttgttgttgttttaaaaccagaaacTTTTCAACTCCCTGGTTGAATCAAATGAAAGAGACAAATGAGCTCTTCTGCCttagttgttttcttctttgcctTTGATTCTTTTGGGTGCCTCTCTGACAGTCCAGGGATACGTGCCATCAAGTTTATCAGGATTTTTTCTTATCCATGTTTGTTGTTTGgctcataaaaaaataatgcttTACATTATTTTCACCGTGTTATCCTGTAAATTTGGATTTTAAATTCAGGTAATATGTTGTTCCATTGgactctttttattttgtactcaTGACACAGCTGTTacaaattcagttgttacaaaAAGTGTGGTTGATATGACAAAGGAAGAATATTAATGCAAAACGTATTTAAAGATGTCTAAGTTAAGGTCAGATGTTAATAGTATTCATAAAATTTTATTCATGAAGGAGAGTTTTTTAATGGAACTGTTTTAATTCATCTTTCGTAAACCTTTTGAGTCCTAGAGTTTCTACCAACAGTGACCCAGCAGTgccatttctgttttgtttattaaGCAAGTGCAATTTACTAAAAAAGGAAAacgaaaaaataaatgtttattctcTGTGATACACATCTTTCACCTTGTTGCTCACAAACTTGTTTCCTAATGAATTTATATGACTTTATTGTAACTGCAGCTGTATTTATTTGACACTGTTCAGACTACAGGATGTCATTGTCCTTTTGTTAATAAGGGAGTTTTGAGTGGAGGTAGCTAGTCTGAGAATGGAGGAGGCTGAACCTGTGGTATGATTCATGACTGTGGCCTGATACTGGGCTCTAACAGTTAAGAATGGTGAAGAAATAAATCTAACTTTCACAATACGAGGGTGTTTGTTAAGTtttgtttaaaaacacaagtttacCTGTATTCTGGAGTGAACGTTACTATAATGTTCAGGGCAAAAATAAGAGATAGCGTTTTGGGACTGTGTTACTGTTTTTTTGGGGTGGTATTAAGTATATgtagacatgcacacacatacacataaaaataatttgtttaatcttgatttgTTCATTAATGATATCTACTGCAACTTCTAACATTCAAGAGCGGGTATActtctgtgtttcatgtgtgttcAAGTTTACAGTGAAACAACTGGTTGGCAACATTTAAACTTTACATACTTGTCTCTTCAATGACAAAAATATATCCAAGTTGACAACTGGAGTGAGAAAGTAAAAATTCCACATTAAGATGCAGAGAAAGCTGTGAGCACCCTGTTGCGACACAGTCCAAATAGCTGAAATTGACAAATCttattttggggtggccaatcaggtGACCAATGCCACTCCTCTGGCCGTGCCACTGTATTTATgtactattatttttattattagatAGTGCATTTTTTGCTTGCAAGTTGTATTGCCTATTTTTAAAGTTGATTATGGACTACTTTCTAAAACATCGGGTATTTAgtacaggggtgtcaaacatacggcccgcgggcccaTACCAGCCTGCCAGAGGTTCCAGTTTGCAGTTTACGTAATCcggtggaaattcatagactttttagagcacttcaagatccaatcaaaaATTAAGTTTTTGTACATGTAAACTTCTAACAGCAGGAGTGATGGATCcaccttttttgaaaaaaggagCCACTTATCGTGTGCATGTTTACCACACATGTGGGTACGTCATAGGTTGCACACCGTCACTACTAGCAccagcaaactgttcatgctggagtagggaggtccataatagtcaactttaccttgttcattcattattataatccatctgttcttttgctttAAACAATCCACTGTGTGGCAGGTGACTGGGAAACTTGTATACTCTGTGTtctcagcaggtttcagtgcttaaagaatatcatatttggccccactatgagactcatcatggtgaaaaacacaacagctgtttttctaaaaagagagttcatgtaatgtgaacattttcagaatgtgcttGTAATTTTTTGCActtaaagaaagggaaaaaatgtgagttgtccttctctataggttattaaGTTATGAGTTTGCAGGTCcagcccacttgagatcaaattgggctgtatgtggcccctgaactgaaatgaggtGGACACCCCAGATTTAGTAGCTTGACACAATGTTAATTTCTGTTCACAAACTATTCGAAATGTGAGTTCTTATTGAGGAAAGATAGGATATTTGTATGGAGGAAAATCACTCgtttatatcttatcttatttattcatttcctcTCGTTGCGGTGATAAGTTTAAATTCCTGGCTTGTCGTTTCCAccgtttattttcatttccGGTTAAAAgagaaagtttttattttttccttcacGACGTCGACGTAAGCCACTCCCTGCCAAC
This window contains:
- the bicd2 gene encoding protein bicaudal D homolog 2 isoform X1, which produces MSMEEQEYAEAVLVTEAGPQWLRAEVERLTRELRETTHEKIQAAEYGLAVLEEKQQLKQRFDELETEYETARHELDQLKEAFGQASSTHKKVAADGESREESLILESASKDALYQQKVLDLQNELRQAKVSLTGVQAENDRLSSIALEMRESSELAELQRGQLRDDIREYKVREARLLQDYSELEEENISLQKQVSVLRQSQVEFEGLKHEIHRLEEDSQCLHSQLEEAMRLREIAERQLAEALETIKTEREQKATLRKELSHYMTVGSSVYSGSFNISIDNLKLHDDPSALGEPDNDDLIRGFENGLVKAGEAEEDNRNKPAPSLVDDLLSELNISEIQKLKQQLMQVEREKGALISSLQESQKQLEQAYGTVSEQKETVNKLTENLSAMRKLQASKERHSALDTEKDRDSHDDGDYYELDINGPEILKCKYTVAMSEAGELRSELKTLSAKYEECRSRYEDERARLESDALELRASLASLEKISQTDKAEVARLEKELRLVSAAAGESLGCLNVAQDELVAFSEELANLYNHVCMCNNETPNRVMLDYYKEGKAKVRRGQEVREHQSSVLLTNGLITDTESGKSDSTVTPAPPTEHRPEPMNIYNLVAIIRDQILHLQQAVDRTTELSRQKLANQELSTVADKDKEACMAEILKVKSLLSTKREQIATLRAVLKANKQTAEVALANLKSKYNSEKGMVTETIMKLRNELKALKEDAATFSSLRAMFATRCDEYVTQLDDMQRQLSAAEDEKKTLNSLLRMAIQQKLALTQRLEDLEFDHEQARRSSATAAGGKGKTKGRGAPSNHRVSWRLYCRTNSEPKSVCRDPGFICTALRAFYKHLSFLYFFFYKLCISLRLNTHPLVLAFLFQIFLAFIPFK
- the bicd2 gene encoding protein bicaudal D homolog 2 isoform X2, with amino-acid sequence MSMEEQEYAEAVLVTEAGPQWLRAEVERLTRELRETTHEKIQAAEYGLAVLEEKQQLKQRFDELETEYETARHELDQLKEAFGQASSTHKKVAADGESREESLILESASKDALYQQKVLDLQNELRQAKVSLTGVQAENDRLSSIALEMRESSELAELQRGQLRDDIREYKVREARLLQDYSELEEENISLQKQVSVLRQSQVEFEGLKHEIHRLEEDSQCLHSQLEEAMRLREIAERQLAEALETIKTEREQKATLRKELSHYMTVGSSVYSGSFNISIDNLKLHDDPSALGEPDNDDLIRGFENGLVKAGEAEEDNRNKPAPSLVDDLLSELNISEIQKLKQQLMQVEREKGALISSLQESQKQLEQAYGTVSEQKETVNKLTENLSAMRKLQASKERHSALDTEKDRDSHDDGDYYELDINGPEILKCKYTVAMSEAGELRSELKTLSAKYEECRSRYEDERARLESDALELRASLASLEKISQTDKAEVARLEKELRLVSAAAGESLGCLNVAQDELVAFSEELANLYNHVCMCNNETPNRVMLDYYKEGKAKVRRGQEVREHQSSVLLTNGLITDTESGKSDSTVTPAPPTEHRPEPMNIYNLVAIIRDQILHLQQAVDRTTELSRQKLANQELSTVADKDKEACMAEILKVKSLLSTKREQIATLRAVLKANKQTAEVALANLKSKYNSEKGMVTETIMKLRNELKALKEDAATFSSLRAMFATRCDEYVTQLDDMQRQLSAAEDEKKTLNSLLRMAIQQKLALTQRLEDLEFDHEQARRSSATAAGGKGKTKGRGAPSNHR